A stretch of the Brevundimonas sp. MF30-B genome encodes the following:
- a CDS encoding creatininase family protein, with protein sequence MLIHLSSWPEIDAALKSGHALSKTIIVPIGSNEQHGPTGLLGTDWLCPEIIAHAAEKGEEALIVAPTFNIGMAQHHLAFPGTITLRPSTFMAAIGDWVASLTRHGFERIYFLNGHGGNVATIEAAFAEIYAEWSYAEDRADFALKLRNWWDLAGVTGLCNSIFPTGHGMHATPSEIAVTQAAYPDRIKTADYEPKIAPVGPIRDALDYRARFPDGRIGSDPAQASPEKGQRIIDAAVPALLKDVADFAAEVLPGT encoded by the coding sequence ATGCTTATCCACCTGTCGTCCTGGCCGGAAATCGACGCCGCCCTCAAAAGCGGGCACGCCCTGTCCAAGACCATCATTGTGCCGATCGGCTCCAACGAGCAGCATGGCCCGACGGGCCTGCTGGGCACCGACTGGCTGTGCCCCGAGATCATCGCCCATGCCGCCGAGAAGGGCGAAGAGGCGCTGATCGTAGCCCCCACCTTCAACATCGGCATGGCCCAGCACCATCTGGCCTTTCCCGGCACCATCACCCTGCGCCCCTCGACCTTCATGGCCGCCATCGGCGACTGGGTGGCCAGCCTGACGCGGCACGGGTTCGAGCGGATCTATTTCCTGAACGGCCACGGCGGCAATGTCGCCACCATCGAGGCCGCCTTCGCCGAAATCTACGCCGAATGGTCCTATGCCGAGGATCGCGCCGATTTCGCCCTGAAGCTGCGCAACTGGTGGGACCTGGCCGGCGTCACCGGCCTGTGCAACTCGATCTTCCCGACCGGCCACGGCATGCACGCCACCCCGTCCGAGATCGCGGTGACCCAGGCGGCCTATCCGGATCGGATCAAGACCGCGGACTACGAGCCGAAGATCGCGCCCGTCGGCCCGATCCGCGACGCCCTGGACTATCGCGCGCGCTTCCCCGACGGCCGTATCGGCTCCGACCCGGCCCAGGCCAGTCCGGAGAAGGGCCAGCGCATCATCGACGCCGCCGTGCCCGCACTTCTCAAGGACGTGGCCGATTTCGCCGCCGAGGTCTTGCCGGGGACATGA
- a CDS encoding glycosyltransferase family 2 protein produces MNSAAATPDISVVVPVHDEEGAAGPLAREIAAAFAGRSYEMIFVDDASRDGTLSELRAVMAELPALRVLSHGQNAGQSRAVRTGVLAARAPVVVTLDGDGQNPPADAPRLADALIAAPPIVALVGGRRAKRQDSEAKRFASRWANRIRKRLLRDDADDTGCGLKAFRRDVFLRLPYFDHVHRYLPALVIREGYENRYLDVDHRHRETGRSKYTNWGRLMASFTDLLGVMWLKTRSRRAGAVTEL; encoded by the coding sequence ATGAACAGCGCCGCCGCCACGCCCGACATCTCCGTCGTCGTGCCCGTCCATGATGAAGAGGGCGCGGCCGGCCCGCTGGCGCGCGAGATCGCCGCCGCCTTCGCCGGCCGATCCTACGAGATGATCTTCGTCGACGACGCCAGCCGCGACGGCACCCTGTCCGAGCTGCGCGCGGTGATGGCCGAGCTGCCGGCGCTGCGCGTGCTTAGCCACGGCCAGAACGCGGGCCAGAGCCGGGCGGTGCGCACCGGCGTCCTGGCGGCGCGCGCCCCGGTGGTCGTGACCCTGGACGGCGACGGTCAGAACCCGCCTGCCGACGCGCCGCGCCTGGCCGACGCCCTGATCGCGGCCCCGCCCATCGTGGCCCTGGTAGGCGGCCGGCGCGCCAAGCGTCAGGACAGCGAGGCCAAGCGCTTCGCCTCACGCTGGGCCAACCGCATCCGCAAGCGCCTGCTGCGCGACGACGCCGACGACACCGGCTGTGGGCTCAAGGCCTTCCGGCGCGACGTCTTCCTGCGCCTGCCCTACTTCGACCACGTCCACCGCTATCTGCCGGCCCTGGTGATCCGCGAGGGCTATGAGAACCGCTATCTCGACGTCGACCACCGGCACCGGGAGACGGGCCGGTCGAAATACACCAACTGGGGGCGGCTGATGGCCTCGTTCACCGACCTGCTGGGCGTGATGTGGCTCAAGACCCGCTCGCGGCGGGCCGGCGCGGTGACCGAGCTGTGA
- a CDS encoding DUF488 family protein produces MKIYTIGYEGAPQPEVIGRLKAAGVRLLVDVRAVAASRRAGFSKTLLGESLKAEGVDYLHLRALGTPKAGREAARKGRIDEMRAIFAGHMHEPQSEAAYQQLKSVAMQTPVALLCFEAHAGGCHRAVLAERLAAEAGLEIVNL; encoded by the coding sequence ATGAAGATCTACACCATCGGCTATGAAGGCGCGCCCCAGCCCGAGGTCATCGGGCGGCTGAAGGCGGCGGGCGTGCGCTTGCTGGTCGACGTGCGGGCCGTCGCTGCTTCCCGCCGCGCGGGCTTTTCCAAGACCCTGCTGGGCGAGAGCCTGAAGGCCGAGGGCGTGGACTATCTGCACCTGCGCGCGCTGGGCACGCCCAAGGCCGGGCGGGAAGCCGCCCGCAAGGGGCGGATCGACGAGATGCGGGCCATCTTCGCCGGCCACATGCACGAGCCGCAGTCCGAAGCCGCCTACCAGCAGCTGAAGAGCGTGGCGATGCAGACGCCGGTCGCTCTGCTGTGTTTCGAGGCCCACGCCGGGGGGTGCCACCGGGCGGTGCTCGCCGAGCGCCTGGCGGCCGAGGCGGGTCTGGAGATCGTCAACCTCTAG
- the ppa gene encoding inorganic diphosphatase: protein MNLDAIPVGPNAPWDVNVVIEIPQGGLPVKYEMDKASGALFVDRFLHTAMYYPGNYGFIPHTLSDDGDPCDVIVLNPTPVVPGCIIRSRPIGVLMMVDEAGGDEKILAVPVDKLNPYYTDVASYRQLPAILIEQIEHFFTRYKDLEKGKSVTVKGWGDAGEAAELIAAGMRAHQDKIKKAAANAA, encoded by the coding sequence ATGAACCTCGACGCCATCCCCGTTGGACCCAATGCGCCCTGGGACGTCAATGTCGTCATCGAGATCCCTCAAGGGGGCCTGCCGGTGAAGTACGAGATGGACAAGGCGTCCGGCGCCCTGTTCGTCGACCGCTTCCTGCACACAGCCATGTACTATCCGGGCAACTACGGCTTCATTCCGCACACCCTGTCGGACGACGGCGACCCGTGCGACGTGATCGTGCTGAACCCGACGCCGGTGGTGCCGGGCTGCATCATCCGCTCGCGCCCGATCGGCGTGCTGATGATGGTCGACGAGGCCGGCGGCGACGAGAAGATCCTGGCGGTGCCGGTCGACAAGCTGAACCCCTACTACACCGACGTGGCCAGCTATCGTCAGCTGCCCGCCATCCTGATCGAGCAGATCGAGCACTTCTTCACCCGCTACAAGGATCTGGAGAAGGGCAAGTCGGTCACGGTCAAGGGCTGGGGCGACGCCGGCGAAGCCGCCGAGCTGATCGCCGCGGGCATGCGCGCCCACCAGGACAAGATCAAGAAGGCCGCCGCCAACGCGGCCTGA
- a CDS encoding DUF599 domain-containing protein, with protein sequence MNIWDWLAVVLFGLCWLGYGPLLAFIARRSGSLNADMAHVRHAWMTAMTRREIRLIDAQLMGHTINSASFFASTNLLLIAAVAGVLFGGEAALRGFAAVGAENVPIRLLEAKLALVLICLARGLMDFIWSIRQMNYTIALIGAAPEIEGREREAFGAATGRVLNPALNSFSQGVRGYYFAIAAAAWLFGPVWLAIGVVGVFCLLIWRQEASPAAIAIREARRLIVD encoded by the coding sequence ATGAACATTTGGGACTGGCTGGCTGTCGTTCTCTTCGGTCTGTGCTGGTTGGGCTACGGCCCGCTGCTGGCCTTCATCGCCCGGCGCAGCGGCTCGCTGAACGCCGACATGGCCCATGTGCGTCACGCCTGGATGACCGCCATGACCCGGCGCGAGATCCGGCTGATCGACGCCCAGTTGATGGGCCACACCATCAACTCCGCCTCCTTTTTCGCCTCGACCAATCTGCTGCTGATCGCGGCGGTGGCCGGGGTGTTGTTCGGAGGAGAGGCGGCGCTGCGGGGGTTTGCGGCGGTCGGCGCCGAGAACGTTCCGATCCGCCTGCTGGAGGCCAAGCTGGCCCTGGTCCTGATCTGCCTGGCGCGCGGGCTGATGGATTTCATCTGGTCGATCCGACAAATGAACTACACCATCGCCCTGATCGGCGCCGCGCCCGAGATAGAGGGGCGTGAACGCGAGGCGTTCGGTGCGGCCACTGGGCGGGTTCTGAATCCCGCACTCAATTCTTTCAGCCAAGGGGTCAGAGGCTATTACTTCGCCATCGCCGCTGCAGCCTGGCTGTTTGGTCCGGTCTGGCTTGCGATCGGAGTGGTCGGGGTCTTCTGCCTTTTGATCTGGCGCCAGGAAGCGTCTCCGGCCGCTATAGCCATTCGAGAGGCGCGCAGACTGATCGTTGATTAG
- a CDS encoding N-formylglutamate amidohydrolase — protein sequence MTPDRPALIPPYALTSARGAGGPLVFASPHSGRVRPDDMRPRADLSEASLCSAEDRGVDALIACAPDLGAPVLAAQISRTYVDLNRAPDALDPALIEGVAETIDPRVRAGYGVIPRLTGDGQVIHDRRLTRDDAEQRLETAYRPYHAALAELMQTARAAHGRAALIDWHSMPARVGGVDVVLGDRHGMSCRTTLTRQVRALFEREGLRVALNHPYAGGWSTQAWGRPSEGFEALQIELNRALYWDEAAGRPGVGMARLSGLIGRVIRTLTEQDWR from the coding sequence ATGACGCCCGATCGGCCCGCCCTGATCCCCCCCTACGCACTGACGTCCGCGCGCGGCGCCGGCGGGCCGCTGGTGTTCGCCTCGCCCCACTCCGGTCGTGTACGGCCCGACGACATGCGGCCGCGTGCGGACCTGTCCGAAGCCAGCCTGTGCAGCGCCGAGGACCGGGGGGTGGATGCACTGATCGCCTGCGCGCCGGACTTGGGCGCGCCGGTGCTCGCCGCGCAGATCAGCCGGACCTATGTCGATCTGAACCGCGCCCCCGATGCGCTGGACCCGGCGCTGATCGAGGGCGTGGCGGAAACGATCGATCCCCGTGTGCGCGCGGGCTACGGCGTAATTCCCCGCCTCACTGGCGACGGTCAGGTGATCCACGACCGGCGGCTGACCCGCGACGACGCGGAGCAGCGCCTGGAGACGGCTTACCGCCCTTATCATGCCGCCCTGGCCGAACTGATGCAGACGGCGCGCGCTGCGCACGGGCGGGCGGCGCTGATCGACTGGCACTCCATGCCCGCGCGCGTGGGCGGCGTCGATGTGGTGCTGGGCGACCGGCATGGGATGAGCTGTCGGACGACGTTGACGCGACAGGTCCGCGCCTTGTTCGAACGCGAGGGCCTGAGGGTGGCGCTGAACCACCCGTACGCGGGCGGCTGGTCGACCCAGGCCTGGGGCCGGCCCAGCGAGGGGTTCGAAGCCCTTCAGATCGAGCTGAACCGCGCGCTGTACTGGGACGAGGCGGCCGGTCGGCCGGGCGTGGGCATGGCCCGCCTCAGCGGCCTGATCGGTCGCGTGATCAGGACCCTCACCGAACAAGACTGGCGGTGA
- the cpdR gene encoding cell cycle two-component system response regulator CpdR produces MARILLAEDDGSLRGFLSRALEKAGHEVVACENGDDAIDALDQGPWDLLLTDIVMPGADGIEVARAAAAQQPGLRIMFITGFAAVALSAAQASPQAKVLSKPVHLRDLVAEVEKMVAA; encoded by the coding sequence ATGGCGCGCATTCTCCTGGCCGAAGACGACGGCTCCCTTCGCGGCTTCCTCAGCCGCGCCCTCGAGAAGGCGGGCCACGAGGTCGTCGCCTGCGAGAATGGCGACGACGCCATCGACGCCTTGGATCAGGGGCCGTGGGACTTGCTGCTGACCGACATCGTCATGCCCGGCGCCGACGGCATCGAGGTCGCGCGCGCGGCCGCCGCCCAGCAGCCGGGCCTGCGCATCATGTTCATCACCGGCTTCGCCGCCGTCGCCCTCAGCGCCGCCCAGGCCTCGCCCCAGGCCAAGGTCCTGTCCAAGCCCGTGCACCTGCGCGACCTTGTGGCCGAGGTTGAGAAGATGGTCGCCGCCTGA
- a CDS encoding RHS repeat-associated core domain-containing protein, whose protein sequence is MSGDAGAATTVNSYDEYGVPGPMNNGTFQYTGQMWRPDAQPYHYRARVYAPQLGRFLQTDPIGYGDGLNLYGYVGGDPVNWTDPLGLQSCGGVGQSACDVDDVIVIGGCYGFTAYECFPNLNPWQGPLFYWGGGGGGSSPQRECSAPPHTLVGSSRAVLDSVATAADVVIVGLVSGGITAPIAPATKIVGWVGEAGLGIVNYYDYRVNNNSGPGQAQAAGLLTRLVPGGGGGGGDSKWSKGRYAAV, encoded by the coding sequence CTGTCCGGCGACGCCGGAGCGGCTACCACCGTCAACTCCTACGATGAGTATGGTGTGCCTGGGCCGATGAACAACGGGACGTTTCAGTACACGGGGCAGATGTGGCGGCCCGACGCCCAGCCCTATCACTACCGGGCGCGGGTCTATGCGCCGCAACTCGGCCGGTTCCTGCAGACCGATCCGATCGGCTACGGCGACGGGCTGAACCTGTATGGCTACGTGGGCGGGGATCCGGTGAACTGGACCGATCCGCTGGGGCTGCAAAGTTGCGGTGGCGTGGGCCAGTCCGCGTGCGATGTCGATGACGTCATCGTCATAGGCGGATGTTATGGCTTTACCGCATACGAGTGTTTCCCGAACTTGAATCCTTGGCAAGGACCACTGTTTTATTGGGGCGGAGGCGGAGGGGGATCGTCACCACAGCGCGAATGTAGTGCGCCGCCCCATACATTGGTCGGCTCTTCTCGAGCTGTTCTTGACTCGGTAGCAACAGCTGCTGATGTTGTTATAGTAGGGCTGGTTTCTGGGGGTATTACTGCTCCGATCGCACCTGCTACAAAAATTGTAGGGTGGGTTGGAGAAGCCGGTTTGGGCATTGTCAATTATTATGATTATCGAGTGAATAACAACTCCGGACCGGGTCAGGCTCAAGCGGCTGGCCTTCTTACGCGCCTTGTCCCTGGGGGGGGGGGGGGGGGGGGCGATTCAAAGTGGTCTAAGGGCCGCTACGCGGCCGTCTAG
- a CDS encoding RHS repeat domain-containing protein: protein MSRQRYPNPTGGGTPTTDYEQYGYDAAGNLVTMRNRAGQTTIAAYDALGRITQVAYPGATPDVATTYDLLSRPLTVSTPGQTLTQSWDALGRLVSETGPLGAVGSQYDLAGRRTRLTWPDGFFAAYDYNVAGVLTGVRENGTDWPLAAFAYDVLGRRIGQTDRRGHDPLPLRRAAADRGV, encoded by the coding sequence TTGAGCCGTCAGCGCTACCCCAACCCAACGGGCGGCGGGACCCCCACGACCGACTATGAGCAGTACGGATACGACGCGGCCGGGAATCTGGTCACGATGCGCAACCGGGCGGGGCAGACGACTATCGCAGCCTATGACGCTTTGGGGCGGATAACCCAGGTCGCCTATCCGGGCGCGACGCCCGATGTGGCGACCACCTATGACCTGCTGAGCCGGCCGCTGACGGTCTCCACGCCCGGCCAGACCCTGACCCAAAGCTGGGACGCGCTCGGCCGGCTGGTCAGCGAGACCGGGCCCTTGGGCGCGGTAGGCTCGCAGTACGACCTGGCGGGGCGGCGCACCCGCCTGACCTGGCCGGATGGCTTCTTCGCGGCCTACGATTACAACGTCGCCGGCGTGCTGACGGGCGTTCGCGAGAACGGGACCGACTGGCCCCTGGCCGCCTTCGCCTACGACGTCCTGGGCCGGCGGATCGGCCAGACCGACAGGCGCGGCCACGACCCGCTTCCTCTACGACGGGCTGCAGCTGATCGGGGAGTATGA
- a CDS encoding RHS repeat-associated core domain-containing protein, whose translation MITSYEGATFDRRWLLADERGSILTLSNNAGAVTALNTYDEYGVPGPNNAGTFQYRGQVWLPQAQAYHYRARAYAPQLGRFLQTDPIGYAAGANLYAYVGADQVNRIDPLGLQRKYYVTCSSSVSDFKDNESEVVLSCQKKLVV comes from the coding sequence GTGATCACCTCCTACGAGGGCGCGACCTTCGACCGGCGCTGGCTGCTGGCCGACGAACGCGGCTCGATCCTCACCCTCAGCAACAACGCCGGGGCCGTCACCGCGCTGAACACCTACGACGAATACGGCGTGCCCGGCCCGAACAACGCCGGGACGTTCCAATACAGGGGACAGGTCTGGCTGCCGCAGGCCCAGGCTTATCACTACCGGGCGCGGGCCTATGCGCCGCAACTCGGCCGGTTCCTGCAGACCGACCCGATCGGCTACGCCGCAGGGGCCAACCTCTACGCCTACGTCGGCGCAGACCAGGTAAACCGCATTGATCCCTTAGGATTACAGCGGAAATACTATGTAACATGCTCAAGCAGCGTTTCTGACTTTAAAGATAATGAAAGCGAAGTCGTGTTGAGCTGTCAAAAAAAACTGGTGGTATGA